In Oncorhynchus kisutch isolate 150728-3 linkage group LG7, Okis_V2, whole genome shotgun sequence, one DNA window encodes the following:
- the LOC109894212 gene encoding ADP/ATP translocase 2-like, producing the protein MSDAVVSFIKDFLAGGIAAAISKTAVAPIERVKLLLQVQHASQQITKEMQYKGIMDCVRRIPKEQGFISFWRGNLANVIRYFPTQALNFAFKDKYKKIFLGGVDQKTQFWRWFAGNLASGGAAGATSLCFVYPLDFARTRLAADIGKSGAEREFSGLGSCLSKIYKADGIKGLYQGFNVSVQGIIIYRAAYFGVYDTAKGMLPDPKNTHIFVSWMIAQSVTAAAGIISYPFDTVRRRMMMQSGRKSADIMYTGTIDCWKKIAKNEGGKAFFKGAWSNVIRGMGGAFVLVLYDEIKKYT; encoded by the exons ATGTCGGACGCGGTGGTTAGCTTCATTAAGGACTTTTTGGCCGGTGGCATTGCTGCTGCCATCTCCAAGACAGCTGTTGCTCCAATTGAGAGAGTAAAGTTGTTGCTCCAG GTCCAACATGCCAGCCAACAAATCACAAAGGAAATGCAGTACAAAGGGATCATGGACTGCGTCAGGAGGATTCCCAAGGAGCAAGGCTTTATCTCCTTCTGGAGAGGCAACCTGGCCAATGTGATCCGTTACTTCCCCACCCAAGCCCTCAACTTTGCTTTCAAGGACAAGTACAAGAAGATCTTCCTTGGAGGAGTGGACCAGAAGACACAGTTCTGGCGTTGGTTCGCCGGTAACCTGGCATCTGGTGGCGCGGCAGGTGCCACCTCTCTTTGCTTCGTTTACCCACTTGACTTCGCCAGAACCAGGCTTGCGGCCGACATCGGAAAAAGCGGAGCCGAGAGAGAGTTCAGCGGTCTTGGCAGCTGTCTCAGCAAAATCTACAAAGCCGACGGTATCAAGGGTCTGTACCAGGGATTCAACGTGTCTGTCCAGGGCATCATCATCTACAGAGCTGCTTACTTCGGAGTCTACGACACAGCCAAGG GTATGCTGCCCGACCCCAAGAACACGCACATCTTCGTCAGCTGGATGATTGCCCAGAGCGTCACCGCAGCCGCCGGTATCATTTCATACCCCTTTGACACCGTCAGACGTCGTATGATGATGCAGTCAGGACGCAAATCAG CGGACATCATGTACACTGGCACAATCGACTGCTGGAAGAAGATTGCCAAGAACGAGGGAGGAAAAGCCTTCTTCAAGGGGGCCTGGTCCAACGTGATCCGAGGCATGGGCGGTGCCTTCGTCTTGGTGCTCTACGACGAGATCAAAAAGTACACATAA
- the LOC116374651 gene encoding cilia- and flagella-associated protein 97-like, with protein sequence MQKAFMLRLESVRPTRGMKRAEQLADYQCHAGYLGIATALSAIDRSPSNMERTSSRTSAGKIPRPGSTNHHHSARASYAIAITATPLPRHASAAASRATWS encoded by the exons atgcagaaa GCTTTCATGCTGAGGCTAGAGTCAGTGAGGCCCACCCGGGGCATGAAGAGGGCAGAGCAGCTGGCAGACTACCAGTGCCATGCCGGATACCTGGGCATCGCCACCGCGCTCTCTGCCATAGACAGATCGCCCTCCAATATGGAACGGACCTCCAGCAGAACGTCAGCAG GAAAGATCCCCAGGCCTGGCAgtaccaaccaccaccacagtGCCAGGGCATCATATGCCATCGCTATCACCGCCACACCCCTACCCAGGCATGCCAGTGCGGCAGCGTCCCGGGCAACCTGGTCCTGA